From Paramagnetospirillum magnetotacticum MS-1, one genomic window encodes:
- a CDS encoding CaiB/BaiF CoA transferase family protein, translating into MIADCLAGLKVLDLSMYIPGPLATLWLSDLGAEVIKVESPAGDPMRTMGPVDEDGTTAFYKLANANKTIVTLDLKSAEGKARFAEMVAKADVLLEGFRPGVLDRLGFGLKRLHEINPRLVHCALSGYGGTGPFATRAGHDVTYLAVTGLLAASGPAERPVMTFPPLADHAGAMLAVNAILAALLKRSTSGKGTSIDISLAEAALSWMGGVLTMAHRWGDPKREHDLINGGAAFYRIYKTKDGRFAAIAALEEKFWQSFCTALDKPEWLSRQAEPLPQTALIAEMEALFASRSLAEWTALLEPADCTFEPVLEPHEVANHPHHQARGFTHLSEQGLVEVVLPVLMDGERPRQRRPLAEKPAKMVISGWS; encoded by the coding sequence ATGATCGCCGATTGTCTTGCCGGGCTGAAGGTCCTCGACCTCTCCATGTATATTCCCGGCCCTCTGGCCACTTTGTGGCTGTCCGATCTGGGCGCCGAAGTGATCAAGGTGGAAAGCCCGGCGGGCGATCCCATGCGCACCATGGGGCCGGTGGATGAGGACGGAACCACCGCCTTCTACAAGCTGGCCAATGCCAACAAGACCATCGTGACCCTGGATCTGAAATCCGCCGAGGGCAAGGCCCGCTTCGCCGAGATGGTCGCCAAGGCCGATGTGCTGCTGGAAGGCTTCCGCCCCGGCGTGCTGGACCGCCTGGGCTTCGGCCTCAAGCGCCTGCACGAGATCAATCCCCGTCTGGTCCATTGCGCCCTGTCGGGCTATGGCGGCACCGGCCCCTTCGCCACCCGGGCGGGCCACGACGTCACCTATCTGGCGGTCACCGGATTGCTGGCAGCCAGCGGCCCCGCCGAGCGCCCGGTCATGACCTTCCCGCCGCTCGCCGACCATGCGGGCGCCATGCTTGCGGTCAACGCCATCCTGGCCGCGCTGCTGAAGCGCTCCACGTCCGGCAAGGGCACCAGCATTGACATATCCTTGGCCGAGGCGGCGCTGTCCTGGATGGGCGGCGTGCTGACCATGGCGCATCGCTGGGGCGACCCGAAGCGCGAACATGACCTGATCAATGGCGGCGCCGCCTTCTACCGCATTTACAAGACCAAGGACGGCCGCTTCGCCGCCATCGCGGCCCTGGAGGAGAAGTTCTGGCAGTCGTTCTGCACCGCGCTGGACAAGCCTGAATGGCTTTCCCGCCAGGCCGAGCCCCTGCCCCAGACCGCGCTGATCGCCGAGATGGAGGCCCTGTTCGCCTCGCGCTCCCTGGCCGAGTGGACGGCGCTGCTCGAACCCGCCGACTGCACCTTCGAGCCGGTTCTCGAACCCCATGAAGTGGCGAACCACCCCCATCATCAGGCGCGCGGCTTCACCCATCTCAGCGAGCAGGGTCTGGTGGAAGTGGTCCTGCCCGTGTTGATGGATGGCGAGAGGCCTCGGCAACGTAGGCCCCTGGCCGAAAAGCCCGCCAAAATGGTGATCAGCGGATGGTCGTAA
- a CDS encoding enoyl-CoA hydratase-related protein yields the protein MTDHIHVKISGAVAFVTLNRPELHNALDEQMVGNLAQTFQKLSVAEAVRLVVIEGRGPSFCAGGDIGWTRAMLDQDAEEVSRSAMQMAVMLDAIDRCAKPVIAKVQGAALGMGAGIVAVADMVVAADDASFSLPEVRAGFSPTLIMPHLAAAIGTRAMRRYVLSGERFDAREALRLGLVHAVVAADKLDAARDLMVDSCLKGAPKAQAAAKDMLRVMDDSPAGPDLMRYTVAQFVEARAGAECREGVTALTEKRKPSWS from the coding sequence ATGACCGATCACATCCATGTCAAGATCAGCGGGGCCGTTGCTTTCGTGACGCTGAACCGTCCGGAACTGCACAACGCCCTGGACGAGCAGATGGTGGGCAATCTGGCCCAGACCTTCCAGAAACTTTCCGTCGCCGAGGCGGTGCGCCTCGTGGTGATCGAGGGACGCGGCCCCAGCTTCTGCGCCGGCGGTGATATCGGCTGGACACGGGCCATGCTGGACCAGGATGCCGAGGAGGTCAGCCGCAGCGCCATGCAGATGGCGGTGATGCTGGACGCCATCGACCGCTGCGCCAAGCCGGTGATCGCCAAGGTCCAGGGCGCCGCGCTGGGCATGGGCGCCGGTATCGTCGCCGTGGCCGACATGGTGGTCGCCGCCGACGATGCCAGCTTCTCGCTGCCCGAGGTCCGCGCCGGATTCTCGCCCACCCTGATCATGCCCCATCTGGCGGCGGCCATCGGCACGCGGGCCATGCGCCGCTATGTGCTGTCGGGGGAACGCTTCGACGCCCGCGAGGCGCTCCGCCTCGGTCTGGTCCACGCCGTGGTCGCCGCCGACAAGCTGGACGCCGCCCGCGACTTGATGGTCGACTCCTGCCTCAAAGGCGCGCCCAAGGCCCAAGCCGCCGCCAAGGACATGCTGCGCGTCATGGACGACAGCCCCGCCGGTCCCGATTTGATGCGCTATACCGTGGCCCAATTCGTCGAGGCCCGCGCCGGAGCCGAATGCCGCGAAGGCGTCACCGCGCTGACCGAGAAGAGAAAACCGAGCTGGAGCTGA
- a CDS encoding tetratricopeptide repeat protein, which translates to MAEDFAKAVALHQAGKLLEAVEIYQRILVANPYDEGANHLLGVACSQMGQFDLAIHLISEAIRANDRVPDYHVNLGNALFSVRRLDEAEAAYRRALALNAEIPEALFGLGNTLAQTGQLEEALAFHRNALALRPNFVEALANMAGVLGRLGRRDEAVEKLRRAVAERPGEASLHADLGRALLASGHGAEADVEVCRALRLAPDSPPVLVAASDVIRARGRMEEALEYADRAVELAPNYPPAVLVLARQLRVLGRRDQAAETYLRLAGIEGAGVAHLFDAANALNEMSRLPEAVALYQRLLAREHDHSEVWNNLGNALRELGELERAAECYEAAERLSPDDPVVMSNRAALLGSLGKAEEAEALCRRVVELQPGIAIPLSNLGQALYAQGRMEEAQEQFDAAGAANPENDDVRFHRAIIRLMLGNFAEGWPLYEARWGNRKRAEQLRHAGIPQWLGDEDLQGRTLLLWSEQGFGDTLQFVRFAALAAARGARVILEVQPALVSLLRQMPGIHKVVAVGEETGPVDLQSPLMSLPMAFGTTPDTIPAGIPYLAPPPERLAPWTRRLNASLPSGPRIGLVWAGDSRDHDIECTLIDRRRSLALKQLEPVLAVDGASFVSLQVGKQGLQARDEPRITDLTSGITDFADTAALISGLDLVISVDTSSAHLAAALGKPVWLLSRFDGCWRWMQNRDDSPWYPTLTLYRQPAPGDWDTPLARMAEDLRAWLKTGK; encoded by the coding sequence TTGGCCGAGGATTTCGCAAAGGCAGTGGCGCTGCATCAGGCGGGCAAGCTTTTGGAAGCCGTCGAGATCTACCAGCGGATACTGGTTGCCAATCCCTATGACGAGGGCGCCAACCATCTGCTGGGGGTCGCCTGCTCTCAGATGGGCCAGTTCGATCTGGCCATCCACCTGATTTCCGAAGCCATCCGCGCCAATGATCGGGTTCCCGATTATCACGTCAATCTGGGCAATGCACTGTTCAGCGTCCGGCGTCTTGACGAGGCCGAGGCCGCCTATCGCCGCGCCCTGGCCCTGAACGCCGAGATTCCCGAAGCGCTGTTCGGCCTGGGCAATACCCTGGCCCAGACCGGCCAATTGGAAGAAGCCCTGGCCTTTCACCGCAATGCGCTGGCTCTTCGCCCCAATTTCGTCGAGGCCCTGGCCAATATGGCCGGTGTGCTGGGTCGTCTGGGCCGCCGCGACGAGGCAGTGGAAAAGCTGCGCCGCGCCGTGGCCGAGCGACCGGGCGAGGCCAGCCTGCATGCCGATCTGGGCCGTGCCCTGCTGGCCTCCGGGCACGGCGCCGAGGCGGATGTGGAGGTGTGCCGCGCCTTGCGTCTGGCGCCTGACAGCCCTCCCGTCCTGGTGGCCGCCTCCGACGTGATCCGGGCCCGCGGCCGCATGGAGGAGGCGCTGGAATACGCTGACCGCGCCGTCGAACTGGCGCCCAATTATCCGCCCGCCGTGCTGGTGCTGGCGCGCCAGTTGCGGGTCCTGGGGCGTAGGGATCAGGCGGCCGAGACCTATCTGCGGCTGGCAGGAATCGAAGGCGCCGGCGTGGCCCATCTGTTCGACGCCGCTAATGCCTTGAACGAGATGAGTCGCCTGCCCGAGGCGGTGGCGCTGTATCAAAGGCTGCTGGCCCGCGAACACGATCATTCCGAGGTGTGGAACAATCTGGGCAATGCGCTTCGGGAACTGGGCGAGTTGGAGCGCGCCGCCGAATGCTACGAGGCCGCCGAAAGGCTCAGCCCTGACGATCCCGTGGTCATGTCCAACCGGGCCGCCCTGTTGGGCAGCCTGGGGAAGGCGGAGGAGGCCGAGGCTCTGTGCCGCAGGGTGGTGGAGCTGCAGCCCGGAATCGCCATACCGCTGTCCAATTTGGGGCAGGCTCTTTATGCCCAGGGCCGTATGGAAGAAGCCCAGGAGCAGTTCGACGCGGCGGGCGCGGCCAATCCGGAAAACGACGATGTGCGCTTTCACCGCGCCATCATCCGCCTGATGCTGGGTAATTTCGCCGAAGGCTGGCCCTTGTATGAGGCGCGCTGGGGCAACCGCAAGCGGGCCGAGCAGCTGCGCCATGCGGGCATCCCCCAATGGCTGGGGGACGAGGACCTGCAAGGCCGGACCCTGCTGTTGTGGTCGGAGCAGGGCTTTGGCGACACGCTGCAATTCGTCCGCTTCGCGGCCCTGGCGGCGGCGCGCGGCGCCCGTGTGATCCTCGAGGTGCAGCCCGCCCTGGTCTCATTGCTGCGCCAGATGCCCGGCATCCATAAGGTGGTGGCGGTGGGCGAGGAGACCGGGCCGGTGGACCTGCAATCGCCGCTGATGAGCCTGCCCATGGCCTTCGGCACCACGCCAGACACCATTCCGGCCGGGATTCCTTATCTGGCTCCGCCGCCCGAACGGCTGGCGCCCTGGACCAGGCGTCTCAATGCCAGCCTGCCGTCGGGCCCCCGCATCGGATTGGTCTGGGCGGGCGATTCCCGTGACCACGATATCGAATGCACGCTGATCGACCGCCGCCGGTCACTGGCGCTGAAACAGTTGGAGCCCGTTTTGGCGGTCGACGGCGCTTCCTTCGTCAGTCTGCAGGTGGGAAAGCAGGGGCTTCAGGCCAGGGATGAACCGCGCATCACCGACCTGACCTCGGGCATCACCGATTTCGCCGATACCGCTGCCCTGATCAGCGGCCTGGATCTGGTGATCAGCGTGGATACCTCCAGCGCCCATCTGGCCGCCGCGCTGGGCAAGCCGGTCTGGCTGCTGTCGCGTTTCGACGGCTGCTGGCGCTGGATGCAAAACCGCGACGACAGCCCGTGGTATCCGACGCTGACCCTTTACCGCCAGCCCGCCCCCGGCGATTGGGACACGCCCCTGGCCCGCATGGCCGAGGATCTGAGGGCCTGGCTGAAAACGGGAAAGTGA
- a CDS encoding methyl-accepting chemotaxis protein has translation MLTNLRISARLSVLTVLMVAVVAVVAGVGLSGIGGIHDRMKSMYDDRVVCLGQLSTILDSMYRMRQNVLFAMAQETEAERAPNIAAIAKHDAAVDKEWKDYIGTTLTPEEKVLADRLSLQIAAYREIRGRLFTALKAGNRDQAKAIVETEGSKSFADMTETLRALLDLQVRVSKEEFSAAEDSYAVSKTWALAVGLIGALLGVVLTLVIGRSISVPVAESIRVMERLAQDDTSVEVSGQDRKDEVGDIARSVQVFKQNALDKKRLEAESEAAKAKAFADHKAEMNRLAGEFESGVSHVVDNVAGASDELEHTAQTMSALAGQVSAQAAAVAAASEQAAANVQTVAAATEELSSSVSEIGRQVSESAKVARNAVEEAAHSDAIVRGLSEAAGRIGEVISLINDIAAQTNLLALNATIEAARAGEAGKGFAVVANEVKNLANQTARATDEIGQQITSVQTETGRAVQAIHSVSATIGRIDEIASAIASAVEQQSAATQEIARNVEEAARGTQEVSSNISGVTSAAGETGAAAQTVLGSAKRLTAESTVLHRSVGDFVAKVRNG, from the coding sequence ATGCTGACGAATTTGCGAATTTCGGCGCGGCTTTCCGTGCTGACGGTGTTGATGGTTGCCGTGGTTGCCGTGGTGGCCGGGGTCGGGCTGAGCGGAATTGGCGGCATTCATGATCGCATGAAGTCCATGTATGACGACCGGGTCGTCTGTCTGGGCCAACTGTCCACCATTCTCGATTCCATGTATCGCATGCGCCAGAATGTCCTCTTCGCCATGGCGCAGGAGACGGAGGCGGAGCGGGCGCCCAATATCGCCGCGATCGCCAAGCACGATGCTGCCGTGGATAAGGAGTGGAAGGACTATATCGGCACCACCCTGACGCCCGAGGAAAAGGTTCTGGCCGATCGCCTGTCGCTTCAGATCGCCGCCTACCGTGAAATTCGCGGCCGCCTGTTCACCGCGCTGAAGGCGGGCAACCGCGACCAGGCCAAGGCCATCGTCGAGACCGAGGGAAGCAAGTCCTTCGCCGATATGACCGAGACCTTACGGGCCCTGCTCGATCTTCAGGTCCGCGTCTCTAAGGAAGAATTTTCCGCCGCCGAGGATTCCTACGCGGTCTCCAAGACCTGGGCCTTGGCCGTGGGCCTGATCGGCGCCCTGCTGGGTGTCGTCCTGACCCTGGTGATCGGCCGTTCCATCAGCGTCCCCGTGGCCGAGTCCATTCGGGTCATGGAACGTCTGGCCCAAGACGACACCTCGGTGGAGGTCTCGGGGCAGGATCGTAAGGACGAGGTGGGCGACATCGCCCGCTCGGTCCAGGTGTTCAAGCAGAACGCTTTGGACAAGAAGCGCCTGGAGGCCGAGTCCGAAGCCGCCAAGGCCAAGGCCTTTGCTGATCATAAGGCCGAAATGAACCGTCTGGCTGGTGAGTTCGAATCCGGCGTCTCTCATGTGGTGGACAACGTGGCTGGGGCTTCGGACGAGTTGGAGCATACGGCCCAGACCATGTCGGCCCTGGCCGGTCAGGTGTCCGCCCAGGCCGCCGCCGTGGCCGCCGCCTCGGAGCAGGCCGCCGCCAATGTCCAGACCGTGGCCGCCGCCACCGAGGAATTGTCGTCTTCCGTCTCCGAAATCGGCCGTCAGGTCAGCGAATCCGCCAAGGTTGCCCGTAATGCGGTGGAAGAAGCCGCCCATTCCGACGCCATCGTGCGCGGTCTGTCGGAAGCGGCGGGCCGCATCGGTGAGGTGATCAGCCTGATCAACGATATCGCCGCCCAGACCAATCTGCTGGCGCTCAACGCCACCATCGAGGCCGCAAGGGCGGGCGAGGCCGGAAAGGGCTTCGCCGTGGTCGCCAACGAGGTCAAGAACCTCGCCAACCAGACCGCGCGCGCCACCGACGAGATCGGCCAGCAGATCACCTCGGTTCAGACCGAGACCGGCCGCGCGGTCCAGGCCATTCACTCGGTCAGCGCCACCATCGGCCGCATCGACGAGATCGCGTCCGCCATCGCCTCGGCGGTGGAGCAGCAATCGGCCGCCACCCAGGAAATCGCCCGCAATGTGGAAGAAGCGGCGCGCGGCACCCAGGAGGTTTCCTCCAACATCTCCGGCGTCACCTCGGCGGCGGGCGAAACCGGCGCCGCCGCGCAGACCGTGCTCGGCTCGGCCAAACGCCTGACGGCGGAATCGACGGTGCTGCACCGTTCGGTGGGCGACTTCGTGGCCAAGGTCCGCAACGGCTGA
- a CDS encoding elongation factor G: MTSKSPSLPRACALVGPFASGKTSLLEAMLFACGAIGRQGRIKDGTTIGDASPEARARLMSVEPNMASADYLGEKWTFIDCPGSVEFQQDSYNALMAVDVAVVVCEPDPARAVMVAPVLKFLDQHKIPHLLFVNKIDTAGTRLKETLEALQAVSDRPLIMREIPIREGDAVTGYIDLVSERAYKYRPGQTSAVIKIPDALKGEESAARQEMLEHLADFDDHLMEELLEDIQPPADEIYDDLGKDLTGDLIVPVFFGSAENDGGIHRLLKALRHDAPGPKATAARLGIKAEGGPLAGVFKTVHAAHTGKLSFSRVWRGEFADNQSLDVGRIGGLYVMTGGTPTKVAKAGLGDVCAFGRLDGVATGALIGGAEAAMAAWPEPLSPLFAFALAAEKKGDDVKLTGAIAKLAEEDPSLSLDHGEFGEQILRGQGEIHLQVAIDRLKSRFNMAVVTKKPTVPYKETIRKSTSVHGRHKKQSGGHGQFGDIHIDIAPLPRGSGFHFVDKIVGGVVPRQYIPSVEEGVAEFLHQGPFGFPVVDLQVTLTSGSYHAVDSSDMAFKTAARIAMSEGMPQCDPVLLEPVLAVEISVPSDFTAKAQRIVSGRRGQILGYDAKEGWQGWDAVSAYLPQAEMDDLIVELRSLTMGVGTFSWTFDHLQEISGRVADKVVEARKEALANA; encoded by the coding sequence ATGACGTCCAAGTCTCCTTCCCTGCCTCGCGCCTGCGCCCTGGTCGGGCCTTTCGCCAGTGGCAAGACCAGTCTGCTCGAAGCCATGCTGTTCGCCTGCGGCGCCATAGGGCGCCAGGGCCGCATCAAGGATGGCACCACAATCGGCGATGCCAGTCCCGAAGCCCGCGCCCGCCTGATGAGCGTCGAGCCCAATATGGCCAGCGCCGATTATCTCGGCGAGAAGTGGACCTTCATCGACTGTCCCGGTTCGGTGGAGTTCCAGCAGGATTCCTACAATGCCCTGATGGCGGTCGATGTGGCGGTGGTGGTGTGCGAACCCGATCCCGCCCGCGCCGTGATGGTCGCCCCGGTGCTGAAATTCCTGGATCAGCACAAGATTCCCCATCTCTTGTTCGTCAACAAGATCGATACGGCAGGGACGCGCCTCAAGGAAACCCTGGAAGCCCTGCAGGCCGTGTCCGACCGGCCCTTGATCATGCGCGAGATTCCCATCCGCGAAGGTGATGCGGTGACCGGCTATATCGATCTGGTCAGCGAGCGGGCCTATAAGTACCGCCCCGGCCAGACCTCCGCCGTGATCAAGATCCCCGATGCCCTGAAGGGCGAGGAAAGCGCGGCGCGCCAGGAAATGCTGGAGCATCTGGCCGATTTCGACGACCACCTGATGGAAGAACTGCTGGAAGATATCCAGCCGCCCGCCGACGAGATCTATGACGATCTGGGCAAGGACCTGACCGGTGACCTGATCGTGCCGGTGTTCTTCGGCTCGGCGGAAAATGACGGCGGCATCCATCGCCTGCTGAAGGCCCTGCGCCACGACGCGCCCGGTCCCAAGGCCACCGCCGCGCGGCTGGGCATCAAGGCCGAAGGCGGCCCGCTGGCCGGTGTGTTCAAGACGGTGCATGCCGCCCATACGGGCAAGCTCAGCTTCTCGCGCGTCTGGCGGGGTGAGTTCGCCGACAACCAGTCCCTGGATGTGGGGCGCATCGGCGGCCTCTATGTCATGACCGGCGGCACGCCCACCAAGGTCGCCAAGGCCGGTCTGGGCGATGTCTGCGCCTTTGGCCGTCTGGACGGCGTGGCCACCGGCGCGCTGATCGGCGGGGCCGAGGCCGCGATGGCCGCCTGGCCCGAGCCTTTGTCGCCGCTTTTTGCCTTCGCGCTGGCCGCCGAAAAGAAGGGCGACGACGTCAAGCTGACCGGCGCCATCGCCAAGCTGGCCGAGGAGGACCCCTCGCTGTCGCTCGATCACGGCGAGTTCGGCGAGCAGATCCTGCGCGGCCAGGGCGAGATCCATCTTCAGGTGGCCATCGACCGGCTGAAGAGTCGCTTCAACATGGCCGTGGTAACCAAAAAGCCGACGGTTCCCTATAAGGAAACCATCCGCAAATCCACCTCGGTGCATGGCCGTCACAAGAAGCAGTCGGGCGGCCACGGCCAGTTCGGCGACATTCATATCGACATCGCGCCGCTGCCTCGGGGCTCGGGCTTCCACTTCGTCGACAAGATCGTGGGCGGCGTGGTGCCGCGTCAGTACATCCCTTCCGTGGAAGAAGGCGTCGCCGAATTCCTGCACCAGGGCCCCTTCGGCTTCCCGGTGGTGGATTTGCAGGTCACGCTCACTTCAGGCAGCTACCACGCGGTGGACAGTTCCGACATGGCCTTCAAGACGGCGGCCCGCATCGCCATGAGCGAGGGCATGCCCCAATGCGATCCGGTCCTGCTGGAGCCGGTCCTGGCCGTGGAAATCTCGGTGCCCTCCGACTTCACCGCCAAGGCCCAGCGCATCGTCTCGGGACGCCGTGGCCAGATTCTCGGCTATGACGCCAAGGAAGGCTGGCAAGGCTGGGACGCGGTTTCGGCCTATCTGCCCCAGGCCGAGATGGACGATCTGATCGTTGAATTGCGCTCGCTCACCATGGGGGTGGGGACGTTCTCGTGGACGTTCGACCACCTGCAGGAAATCTCCGGCCGGGTCGCCGACAAGGTGGTGGAAGCCCGCAAGGAGGCCCTGGCCAACGCCTGA